A window of Dickeya zeae NCPPB 2538 contains these coding sequences:
- the rpsN gene encoding 30S ribosomal protein S14 → MAKQSMKAREVKRVKLADKFFAKRVELKAIISNVNSSDEDRWDAVLKLQTLPRDSSPSRQRNRCRQTGRPHAFLRKFGLSRIKVREAAMRGEIPGLKKASW, encoded by the coding sequence ATCCATGAAAGCACGCGAAGTTAAGCGCGTGAAATTAGCTGATAAATTCTTCGCCAAGCGCGTTGAGCTGAAAGCTATCATCTCCAATGTGAACTCATCCGACGAAGATCGTTGGGATGCTGTTCTCAAGCTGCAGACTCTGCCGCGTGATTCCAGCCCGTCCCGTCAGCGTAACCGCTGCCGCCAGACAGGTCGTCCGCACGCTTTCCTGCGGAAGTTCGGGTTGAGCCGTATCAAGGTCCGTGAAGCCGCCATGCGCGGTGAAATTCCGGGTCTGAAAAAGGCTAGCTGGTAA